In Vitis vinifera cultivar Pinot Noir 40024 chromosome 17, ASM3070453v1, one genomic interval encodes:
- the LOC100853930 gene encoding peptidyl-prolyl cis-trans isomerase FKBP17-2, chloroplastic has product MAAFFGSPPFVYHPLTRTPHFSSSQTPPPPPPPTPPSQPQSPTPPLSITSSEPPAAASVKGQQQKPTKPATTPVTTADSTDWIASTLTRRFGLGAGLAWAAFLAFGVVSEQIKTRLEVSQQEANTRDVEKEEEVVLPNGIRYYEMRVGGGASPRPGDLVVIDLKGSVQGSGEVFVDTFDGEKKSLALVMGSRPYTKGMCEGIESVLRSMKAGGKRRVTIPPSLGFGEKGADLGSGLQIPPSATLEYIVEVDKVSIAPA; this is encoded by the exons CCATTTGTTTACCACCCACTCACAAGAACTCCCCACTTCTCTTCTTCTCAAACGCCCCCGCCGCCTCCCCCACCTACTCCACCTTCACAGCCGCAATCTCCAACTCCACCTTTGAGTATAACATCCTCGGAGCCACCAGCGGCAGCATCAGTTAAAGGCCAGCAACAGAAACCTACCAAGCCTGCTACTACCCCTGTCACCACTGCTGATTCAACAGATTGGATAGCTTCCACCTTGACAAGGAGGTTCGGCCTTGGTGCTGGCCTTGCATGGGCTGCCTTCCTCGCATTTGGGGTGGTCTCAGAACAGATCAAAACCCGCCTTGAAGTCTCCCAGCAAGAGGCAAATACAAG GGATGTTGAAAAGGAAGAAGAGGTGGTCCTGCCTAATGGCATAAG GTACTATGAGATGAGAGTCGGCGGCGGAGCGTCTCCAAGGCCAGGAGACTTGGTAGTGATTGATCTCAAGGGAAGTGTTCAAGGAAGTGGGGAAGTGTTTGTTGATACATTTGATGGTGAGAAGAAGTCATTGGCCCTGGTAATGGGGTCAAGGCCTTATACAAAGGGAATGTGTGAAGGGATAGAATCTGTATTGAGGTCTATGAAGGCTGGGGGTAAAAGAAGAGTGACAATTCCTCCCAGTTTAGGGTTTGGTGAGAAGGGTGCAGACTTAGGTTCAGGTCTGCAAATTCCCCCATCTGCTACTCTTGAATATATAGTTGAGGTTGATAAAGTTTCTATAGCTCCAGCCTGA